A genomic window from Nicotiana sylvestris chromosome 11, ASM39365v2, whole genome shotgun sequence includes:
- the LOC104214942 gene encoding phragmoplastin DRP1C, with protein sequence MATLESLIGLVNRIQRACTILGDHGGEGMSLWEALPTVAVVGGQSSGKSSVLESVVGRDFLPRGSGIVTRRPLVLQLHKTEGGAEYAEFLHAPKKKYPDFAAVRQEIADETDRITGKTKQISNVPIHLSIYSPNVVDLTLIDLPGLTKVAVEGQPESIVEDIEMMVRSYVEKPNCIILAISPANQDIATSDAIKLAREVDPSGERTFGVLTKLDLMDKGTNALDVLEGRSYKLQHPWVGIVNRSQADINKNVDMMAARRKEQEYFESSPEYGHLAHKMGAEYLAKLLSRHLETVIRQRIPSIIALINKTIDELNSELDRIGRPVGVDGGAQLYTILEMCRAFDRIFREHLEGGRPGGDRIYRVFDHQLPDALKKLPFDRHLSTSNVKKVISEADGYQPHLIAPEQGYRRLIDGSLGFFKGPAEASVDAVHSILKELVRKSIVETQELKRFPTLQSDIAAAANDALEKFRNESRKTVLRLVEMESSYLTVEFFRKLQTEPEKTPQNQAQAATPNVDRYSDNHLRRIGSNVSAYISMVCETLRNTIPKAVVFCQVREAKRSLLNHFYAQVGRREKEQLGKMLDEDPSLMAKRETIAKRLELYKSARDEIDAVAWK encoded by the exons AGCTCTGGAAAATCATCTGTATTGGAAAGCGTCGTGGGTAGAGATTTCCTGCCTCGTGGATCAg GCATCGTCACAAGGAGGCCATTGGTACTTCAATTGCATAAGACTGAGGGAGGGGCTGAATATGCGGAGTTTCTGCATGCTCCAAAGAAAAAGTATCCTGACTTTG CTGCGGTACGTCAAGAGATAGCAGATGAGACAGACCGCATAACAGGGAAGACCAAGCAAATTTCTAATGTTCCAATTCACCTGAGCATTTATTCTCCTAATG TGGTAGATTTAACACTCATTGATCTTCCTGGGTTGACAAAGGTTGCTGTAG AGGGACAACCAGAGAGCATTGTTGAGGATATTGAAATGATGGTCCGTTCTTATGTGGAAAAA CCCAATTGCATCATATTGGCTATTTCTCCAGCCAATCAagatattgcaacttctgatgcaATAAAGCTTGCAAGAGAAGTCGATCCTTCAG GTGAAAGAACATTTGGAGTTTTAACAAAACTTGATCTGATGGATAAGGGAACCAATGCCTTGGAT GTACTTGAGGGTCGATCATACAAGCTTCAACATCCATGGGTTGGAATTGTCAATCGTTCACAGGCTGATATCAACAAGAATGTAGATATGATGGCCGCTCGTCGGAAGGAGCAGGAATATTTCGAATCCAGTCCTGAATATGGACATCTTGCTCATAAAATGGGAGCTGAATATCTTGCCAAACTTCTATCTAGG CACTTGGAGACTGTGATTAGACAGAGAATACCAAGCATTATTGCTCtaataaataagacaattgaTGAGCTTAACTCTGAGTTGGACCGAATTGGCCGACCTGTTGGTGTAGATGGAGGG GCACAACTGTACACAATTTTGGAAATGTGCCGTGCATTCGATCGAATATTTAGAGAACACCTGGAAGGAGG GAGGCCAGGTGGCGATAGAATATATCGTGTCTTTGACCATCAGCTACCAGATGCTCTTAAGAAGCTTCCATTTGATCGTCATCTGTCAACGAGTAATGTCAAAAAGGTTATTTCTGAGGCAGATGGATACCAACCTCACTTAATTGCTCCTGAGCAAGGGTACAGAAGGCTAATTGATGGATCCCTTGGCTTCTTCAAAGGCCCCGCTGAAGCCTCAGTTGATGCA GTGCATTCCATTCTGAAAGAACTTGTGAGGAAGTCAATCGTAGAAACCCAG GAACTGAAACGTTTTCCGACACTTCAATCTGATATAGCAGCGGCAGCAAATGATGCTCTTGAGAAATTTCGTAATGAAAGTCGAAAGACAGTTTTGCGGCTGGTGGAGATGGAGTCTTCTTACCTGACAGTTGAATTCTTTAGGAAGCTTCAAACTGAACCAGAAAAGACCCCCCAAAACCAGGCACAAGCAGCAACGCCAAATGTAGACCGTTATTCAGATAATCATCTAAGAAGAATTG GTTCAAATGTCTCTGCTTATATTAGTATGGTCTGTGAAACATTGAGGAATACTATTCCTAAGGCTGTTGTCTTTTGTCAAGTCAGAGAAGCAAAGAGGTCATTATTAAATCACTTCTATGCTCAAGTCGGAAGGAGAGAG AAGGAGCAGCTGGGGAAAATGCTGGATGAGGATCCCTCTCTCATGGCAAAGAGAGAGACCATAGCCAAAAGGCTTGAGCTATATAAGTCAGCCAGAGATGAGATTGATGCTGTTGCATGGAAATGA